GACGAGCTGCGCCGGGCCGGGCACACGGTGCACACGCCCGATCTGTTTGAAGGGCGGACGTTCGGCAGCATCGAGGACGGCTTCGCCTTCGCGCGCAAGGCAGGCTTCGAGCAACTGCGCGAGCGCGGCGTCGCCGAGGCCGAGGCGCTGGGGGAGCACCTCGTGTATGCCGGTTTCTCCTTCGGCGTCACCATCGCGCAGCGGCTCGCGCAGACTCGCCCCGGTGCGCGCGGCGCGCTGCTCATCGACTCCTGCCTTCCGGTCAAGGAGTTCGGACCGGCCTGGCCGGACGGGGTCCCGGTCCAGATCCACGGCAAGGAGCACGACGAGTTCTTCGAGGAGGACCTGCCCGCCGCGCGCGAGCTCGTCGGTTCCGCCGCGAACGCGGAGCTGTTCGTCTATCCCGGCGACCAGCACCTCTTCGCCGACTCCTCCCTGCCCGCCTACGACCCCGAGGCGGCTGGCGTGCTCCTGGAGCGCGCACGGTCCTTCCTGGCCGCGCGGTAACCGGGCCGGCTTGACGCGGGGGCAGCGGCCTGCAACTCTGAAAGAACAGTTTCGAAAGAAACCCTTCAGAGTTGGGACGGCCGATGACCGAACTGCCCCCGCGCAAGCGGGTCGACGACGTCGAGCTGCTGCGGGCCCTCGCACACCCGTTGCGGTCGGCGCTGGTGCACCACCTGATGGCCGTCGGCCCGTCGACCGCGAGCGAGTGCGCGGACGCGGTCGGCTCGACGGCGTCGAACTGCAGCTGGCATCTGCGCAAGCTGGCGGAACACGGCCTGGTGGAGCGGGCCGAGGGCGGCGACGGGCGGGAACGGCCGTGGCGGGCCTGCCAGGTCGGCCTCGTGCTGGGCGGCTCAGGCGACGACCCGGCGCTCGCGGCGGCACAGCTGGCGGTCACCGGCACCGAGCTGGCCGAGGAGCAGGAGCTGACCCAGCGGTACCTCGACACGATCGAGCAGCTGGACGAGGACTGGCGCGAGGCAGGCGGCTTCTTCTCCTACGGATTGAACGCGACCCCGGAGGAAGTCAACGCACTCACCAAGGCGATCGACGACCTGGTCCGGCCCTACGTGAGCACGATCCGCGAGGACGCGCCCGCCGACGCCCGCGCGGTCTTCCTCGGGATGCGGGCTTTCCGCCGGATCGGGCACGACGGGAAACCGGCATGAGACGGCTGCTCGCCGCACCGGGATTCGCCCGGCTCTGGGTCTCCGCGTTCTTCGGCGAGACCGCCGAATGGATGCTGCAGGTCGCGCTGCCGGTGTACCTGTTCGTCCGCACCGGATCGGCGGTCACGACCGCGTTGAGCATCGTGCTCGGCCTGCTGCCCGCGGTGCTGCTGAGCCCGGTCGCGGGGATCGTCGCCGACCGGTGGGACCGCCGGGTCGTGCTGGCGGTGGTGTGCGTCGGGCAGGCGGTGGTGGTGCTGCCGTTGCTGGCCAGCTCCGAGTTGCCGGTCGCGGCGGTCTACGCGGTGATGGCGGCGCAAGCCGGGCTGGCGTCGGTGTTCGAACCGGCGCGCAGCGCGTTGGTGCCCGAGCTGGTCGGTGTCGAGGACGTCACCCCGGCGAACGGGCTGATGAGCGTGAACAGCAGCGTCGCGCGGCTCGCGGGCGGCTGGGCCGGGGGAGCGCTGCTGGGCTGGGGCGGGCTGGACCGCGTGATCGTCGGGTACCTGGTCGCGCTCGCCGCGGCGGGGATGCTGCTCGCGTTCCCGTTCCGCCGGGCAGCGGTCCGCAAGACCGCGCCCGAGCAGGCGGATTGGCTCGCGGGCGTCCGCGATCTGACGGGCAAGCGGCTCCGGGCGACGAGTGTGTCAGCGCTATTGACCTCGCTCGCGCAAGGCATGTTCCTGGTGCTGTTCGTGGTGTTTGTGCTGGACATCCTGCGGGGCAGCGAGGCCGACGCCGGGCTGTTGCGCGGCGTGCAGGCGATCGGCGGGCTGGCGGCCGGGTTCGCGGTGGCGACGCTGGCGCGCCGGGTCGCGCCGGTGCTGCTGCAGGGCTGGGGCCTGGTCGCCGCGGGGCTGATGTCGGTAGCCATCTGGAACCTGCCGGGCGCCACGACGGTGC
The nucleotide sequence above comes from Amycolatopsis sp. AA4. Encoded proteins:
- a CDS encoding dienelactone hydrolase family protein, which codes for MAEIVLYHHIQGLTDGVRSVADELRRAGHTVHTPDLFEGRTFGSIEDGFAFARKAGFEQLRERGVAEAEALGEHLVYAGFSFGVTIAQRLAQTRPGARGALLIDSCLPVKEFGPAWPDGVPVQIHGKEHDEFFEEDLPAARELVGSAANAELFVYPGDQHLFADSSLPAYDPEAAGVLLERARSFLAAR
- a CDS encoding helix-turn-helix transcriptional regulator; translated protein: MTELPPRKRVDDVELLRALAHPLRSALVHHLMAVGPSTASECADAVGSTASNCSWHLRKLAEHGLVERAEGGDGRERPWRACQVGLVLGGSGDDPALAAAQLAVTGTELAEEQELTQRYLDTIEQLDEDWREAGGFFSYGLNATPEEVNALTKAIDDLVRPYVSTIREDAPADARAVFLGMRAFRRIGHDGKPA
- a CDS encoding MFS transporter, with product MRRLLAAPGFARLWVSAFFGETAEWMLQVALPVYLFVRTGSAVTTALSIVLGLLPAVLLSPVAGIVADRWDRRVVLAVVCVGQAVVVLPLLASSELPVAAVYAVMAAQAGLASVFEPARSALVPELVGVEDVTPANGLMSVNSSVARLAGGWAGGALLGWGGLDRVIVGYLVALAAAGMLLAFPFRRAAVRKTAPEQADWLAGVRDLTGKRLRATSVSALLTSLAQGMFLVLFVVFVLDILRGSEADAGLLRGVQAIGGLAAGFAVATLARRVAPVLLQGWGLVAAGLMSVAIWNLPGATTVLGVYVGLFMAVGAPAVVAGAGLLSHVQAETGPDRAGRVLSTVYALMAAGTAAGSLLAGALVAVTGPTVLLNVQAGLHVCAGLVVLGWGNGRFRRFRARKVVTVEECRLSSPPATST